From the genome of Pseudomonas sp. Teo4, one region includes:
- a CDS encoding ABC transporter substrate-binding protein: MNTARVLALTMGLTLCSSALALDLTEHEQAGKRLYREGVSSSDAQLLARVGASGMSVPASVLPCASCHGTDGRGRAEGGVKPPSLDWQRLALGQGQRQANGRSYPAYSEGTLARAIQHGVDPAGNRLDAAMPRFELTLADQRNLTAYLKRLSDERDPGVEESVLRLGTLLPGSGPLADAGHVVRAVIEDGLAQLNEQGGIHGRRLELVVLDPGNDTASASQALNRLVDEQQVFALISPLAPMLDEQLVTALEQHDVPLVGSTPRSGGSAQIFDPLPGLPTQLLSLAEHARNALGVPADGLRVVYAGAEQAALAEQVRERLQQQGWATGPVQAFAGQAVDGQGVVFVGRAPAFAELANALQASGREPYLLAASSQVAGAVAQLPAHWSQRVFLAYPYVPDDWTEHGLATLSGVQRRQGLDPRQASLQVNTLCALRLLTEALKQIGRDASREQLVAALEGLHDVSTGLTPALGFGPGRRQGMAGAHVVAVALPGPRFTSVAPYRPLPDMP, translated from the coding sequence ATGAACACAGCAAGAGTCCTGGCATTGACCATGGGCCTGACCCTGTGCAGTTCAGCCCTGGCCCTGGACCTGACCGAGCACGAGCAGGCCGGCAAGCGGCTTTACCGCGAAGGGGTGTCGAGCAGTGATGCCCAACTACTGGCGCGGGTCGGTGCCAGCGGCATGAGCGTGCCCGCCAGCGTGCTGCCCTGTGCCAGTTGCCATGGCACCGACGGCCGTGGCCGCGCCGAAGGCGGGGTCAAGCCACCCAGCCTCGACTGGCAGCGCCTGGCGCTGGGCCAGGGCCAGCGACAGGCCAATGGCCGCAGCTACCCGGCCTACAGCGAGGGCACGCTGGCGCGGGCGATCCAGCACGGTGTCGACCCCGCCGGCAACCGCCTGGATGCGGCCATGCCGCGTTTCGAGCTGACCCTGGCCGACCAGCGCAACCTGACGGCCTATCTCAAGCGGCTGAGTGATGAACGCGACCCCGGCGTGGAGGAAAGCGTATTGCGTCTGGGCACGTTGCTGCCCGGTAGCGGCCCTTTGGCCGACGCGGGCCATGTGGTGCGCGCCGTCATCGAAGATGGCCTGGCCCAACTCAATGAACAGGGTGGTATCCATGGCCGGCGCCTGGAACTGGTGGTGCTTGACCCAGGCAATGACACCGCCAGCGCCAGCCAGGCACTCAACCGCCTGGTGGACGAGCAGCAGGTGTTTGCCTTGATATCGCCGCTGGCCCCGATGCTCGATGAACAGCTGGTGACTGCGTTGGAGCAACACGACGTACCGTTGGTGGGCAGTACTCCCCGTAGCGGCGGCAGCGCACAGATTTTCGACCCGCTGCCAGGTTTGCCCACACAGTTGCTGAGCCTGGCCGAGCACGCGCGCAATGCGCTGGGTGTGCCAGCGGACGGTTTGCGGGTGGTGTACGCCGGTGCCGAGCAGGCGGCGTTGGCCGAGCAGGTGCGCGAGCGCTTGCAGCAACAGGGCTGGGCCACTGGGCCGGTGCAGGCATTCGCCGGCCAGGCGGTGGACGGGCAGGGTGTGGTGTTCGTGGGCCGTGCCCCGGCCTTCGCTGAACTGGCCAATGCGTTACAGGCTTCCGGCCGCGAGCCTTACCTGCTGGCGGCCTCCAGCCAGGTGGCAGGCGCCGTGGCGCAGTTGCCGGCACACTGGTCGCAACGGGTGTTTCTGGCTTATCCGTATGTGCCCGATGACTGGACCGAACACGGCCTGGCCACCCTTTCCGGCGTACAACGGCGCCAGGGCCTGGACCCGCGCCAGGCATCGCTGCAGGTCAACACCCTATGTGCCTTGCGGCTATTGACCGAGGCCCTGAAACAGATCGGCCGCGACGCCAGCCGTGAACAACTGGTTGCTGCCCTGGAGGGGCTGCACGACGTCAGCACCGGCCTGACCCCGGCCCTGGGCTTTGGCCCCGGTCGCCGTCAGGGTATGGCTGGTGCCCATGTGGTGGCGGTGGCCCTGCCTGGGCCGCGCTTCACATCCGTAGCCCCGTACCGGCCGTTGCCGGATATGCCTTGA
- a CDS encoding SCO family protein yields MNSLHACKLLALSLTLASNLALAHANHDHSGAAEQPPAAHQEKASVRFADVALLNQDGMPVRLEKDLVGDRLVVMGFIYTSCTTVCPVVSSIMGKVQQQLGGRVGEEIQLVSISVDPQRDDAKRLQNYAKAFQHGPGWSWLTGSPYAITETLKGLGSFSADLRQHPPLILVGDGRSGHWTRYYGFTDPAVLIEEINRLSARRVHAKSSAFAVTPEHSEVQP; encoded by the coding sequence ATGAACAGCCTGCATGCCTGCAAACTGCTTGCCCTGAGCCTGACGCTTGCCAGCAACCTGGCCCTGGCCCACGCAAATCACGACCACAGCGGCGCTGCCGAACAACCGCCAGCGGCGCATCAGGAAAAGGCCAGCGTACGCTTCGCCGATGTGGCACTGCTGAACCAGGACGGCATGCCGGTGCGCCTGGAGAAGGACCTGGTGGGCGACCGCCTGGTGGTCATGGGCTTCATCTACACCAGTTGCACCACGGTGTGCCCGGTGGTGTCGTCGATCATGGGCAAGGTCCAGCAGCAACTGGGTGGGCGCGTGGGGGAAGAGATCCAGTTGGTGTCGATCAGCGTCGACCCCCAGCGCGATGACGCCAAACGCCTGCAGAACTACGCCAAGGCGTTCCAGCACGGGCCGGGCTGGAGCTGGCTGACCGGCTCGCCCTATGCCATCACCGAAACCCTCAAAGGCCTGGGCAGCTTCAGTGCCGACCTACGCCAGCACCCACCACTGATTCTGGTGGGCGACGGGCGCAGCGGCCACTGGACGCGCTACTACGGTTTCACCGACCCCGCCGTGCTGATCGAGGAAATCAACCGCCTCAGTGCCCGCCGGGTACACGCCAAGAGCTCGGCGTTCGCCGTCACCCCTGAGCATTCCGAGGTGCAACCATGA
- a CDS encoding SCO family protein — MSSLTSRRCGMRSFDWLVLGACLWILTSVALAHEGHASDAPSPQPAPQAYSSGAGTRDAQTWFTDTLLKDQNGRELRFYSDVLKDKVVMLNVIFTHCNDACPLITRKLREVRTAMGPELASQVTFISISSDPLNDTPAALKTFAEKQGVDGPNWLFLTGDKANVDLVLGRIGQFLPSPEQHSTQLIAGDVAGKRWSKIRPDAPPAAIAQRMQLLTQPLAGR, encoded by the coding sequence ATGAGCAGCCTGACTTCCCGCCGTTGCGGCATGCGTAGTTTCGACTGGCTGGTATTGGGCGCGTGCCTGTGGATCCTCACCTCGGTGGCGCTGGCCCACGAAGGGCATGCCTCGGATGCGCCGTCCCCACAACCGGCGCCCCAGGCCTACAGCAGTGGCGCAGGCACCCGCGATGCCCAGACCTGGTTCACTGACACGCTTCTCAAGGACCAGAACGGCCGCGAGCTGCGTTTCTACAGTGATGTGCTCAAGGACAAGGTGGTGATGCTGAACGTGATCTTCACCCACTGCAACGACGCCTGCCCGCTGATCACCCGCAAATTGCGTGAGGTACGTACCGCCATGGGGCCCGAGCTGGCCAGCCAGGTGACCTTCATCTCGATCAGCAGCGACCCGCTCAACGACACGCCCGCCGCGCTCAAGACCTTTGCCGAGAAGCAGGGGGTCGATGGCCCCAACTGGCTGTTCCTGACCGGCGATAAAGCCAACGTCGACCTGGTGCTGGGCCGCATCGGCCAGTTCCTGCCCAGCCCCGAGCAGCACTCGACGCAGTTGATTGCCGGGGATGTGGCCGGCAAGCGCTGGAGCAAGATCCGCCCGGATGCACCGCCCGCGGCCATCGCCCAGCGCATGCAGCTGTTGACCCAACCGTTGGCTGGGCGTTAG